From the Salvelinus alpinus chromosome 32, SLU_Salpinus.1, whole genome shotgun sequence genome, one window contains:
- the LOC139562541 gene encoding dickkopf-related protein 1-like, whose amino-acid sequence MPHLSVLRFMAVYLMLFGYLGDAYAGAVLLNSNAIKNLPGGTDTVSPSPRPSSPDSDRQKAVVDTLQPICTYDDECGTDEFCNGIRGACLPCRKIRKRCARDSICCAGNRCINGVCQASDQDAEAVVTTSVGNRQNNTMEHHGKRLPLPQGQPQHSVKGQESDNCLRSSDCSEGLCCARHFWSRICKPVLTKGQVCTRHRRKGGHGLELFQRCDCGSGLSCRPARGEKDPGVSRTADRNLHTCRRR is encoded by the exons ATGCCTCATCTGTCAGTGCTTCGTTTTATGGCGGTGTATCTCATGCTGTTTGGATACCTTGGGGATGCTTATGCCGGGGCGGTTTTACTGAACTCCAATGCCATCAAGaacttgcctggtggcaccgacACGGTTAGCCCGAGCCCACGTCCGTCTTCACCAGATAGCGACCGGCAGAAAGCAGTCGTGGACACGTTGCAG CCTATTTGCACATATGATGATGAGTGCGGGACCGATGAATTCTGCAATGGTATCCGAGGCGCGTGCCTCCCATGCCGAAAGATCCGGAAGCGGTGCGCAAGGGATTCAATATGCTGCGCTGGGAACCGCTGCATCAACG GTGTTTGTCAGGCCAGTGATCAAGATGCTGAAGCTGTAGTCACTACTAGTGTTGGGAATAGGCAGAACAACACCATGGAACACCATGGCAAGAGACTGCCTCTGCCCCAAGGTCAACCACAACATTCTGTCAAAG gtcAGGAAAGTGACAACTGCCTGAGGTCTTCTGACTGCTCTGAGGGTCTGTGCTGTGCACGCCACTTCTGGTCTCGTATCTGTAAGCCGGTGCTGACGAAGGGCCAGGTGTGCACACGTCACCGTAGGAAAGGTGGCCATGGCCTGGAGCTGTTCCAGCGCTGCGACTGTGGAAGTGGTCTCTCCTGCAGACCggcgagaggagagaaagaccCTGGAGTCAGCAGAACCGCAGACCGGAACCTACACACCTGCCGGagacgctga